ACGCGACGTACAACCACCCGCCCAGCCCCCTAGGCCTGTGCTCTCACCGGCGTTTTGGACACTCGGCCAGCCTAAAGCCCGGGACCGACATCCGCCCCGGACCCTGAAGATCAGCCCCCAATTGGACCCCTGCCGCTTACCTCAGGACATGTGTGCGGCATCCTTGTGACAGATCACACTGTTTGGACCTTCCGGCAGAGTGGGGAACACGGTCCCCTGGTACTCGGGGGAGCAAGATCCCCCGAGCAGGTCGACAAGGAGAGAACTCGTGGACGACGTTCTGCGGCGCAACCCGCTCTTCGCGGCACTCGACGACGAGCAGGCCGCGGAACTGCGCGCCTCCATGAGCGAGGTGACCCTGGCCCGCGGCGACTCCCTGTTCCACGAGGGCGATCCGGGCGACCGGCTCTACGTCGTCACCGAGGGCAAGGTCAAGCTCCACCGCACCTCCCCGGACGGCCGGGAGAACATGCTGGCCGTGGTGGGCCCCAGCGAGCTCATCGGAGAGCTGTCGCTCTTCGACCCGGGTCCGCGGACGGCGACGGCCACCGCCCTCACCGAGGTGAAGCTGCTCGGCCTCGGCCACGGCGACCTCCAGCCCTGGCTGAACGCCCGCCCGGAAGTGGCCACCGCACTCCTGCGCGCCGTCGCCCGGCGCCTGCGCAAGACCAATGACGCCATGTCCGACCTGGTGTTCTCGGACGTTCCCGGCCGTGTGGCCCGCGCCCTTTTGGACCTCTCGCGCCGCTTCGGCGTGCAGTCCGAGGAAGGCATCCACGTCGTCCACGACCTCACCCAGGAGGAGCTGGCACAGCTCGTCGGCGCCTCGCGGGAGACCGTGAACAAGGCCCTGGCGGACTTCGCCCAGCGTGGGTGGCTGCGCCTGGAGGCACGCGCCGTCATCCTTCTCGACGTAGAGCGACTGGCCAAGCGCTCGCGCTAGCCGCCAGCCGTCGGCTGCTGGCCGCTGCCCGCTGCCCGCTTCCGAGGGGTGACGCCGGTCGCCGTGACCGACCCTGGGGGCCCACCCGCCCCCAGGCCCCTGCCGACGCCCCTGAGCGGCCGCCTCGTGCGCTCCAGGGGCGCGGGCTTTCACGGCGCGGCCGCGCCGGACCTCCGCCGAGCCGGCGCCCGCGTCTGCGCCCCTCGTATGCACCCGAGCCCGCGCCCGAAAATGATCCGCCGTGCCGCCGTCACGCGCAGCACAGTGGCCCCATGGCAGAAACGCTTCCGTCCAGAGGTCTCGACGCCCAGGGGTTCATCGCGCGCGAAGGCTCCCTCGCGCGCGTGCCGACGGTCTTCCGCCCCGTCGTCGCGACCGCCCGTGACCGCCTCCTCGACCTCTTCGCGGCGCAGCTGCACAGCGCGTACCTCTACGGGTCGATCCCGCGCGGCGCCGCGCGCGTGGGGCGCAGCGACCTCGACCTGCTGGTGGTGCTGCTCGACGAGCCGACCGCACGGGACCGGGCGGCGGCCGATGCGCTCGACGAGACCCTCGACAGCGAGTTCCCGCAGATCGACGGCTGCGGGACGCTC
The window above is part of the Streptomyces sp. NBC_00425 genome. Proteins encoded here:
- a CDS encoding Crp/Fnr family transcriptional regulator produces the protein MDDVLRRNPLFAALDDEQAAELRASMSEVTLARGDSLFHEGDPGDRLYVVTEGKVKLHRTSPDGRENMLAVVGPSELIGELSLFDPGPRTATATALTEVKLLGLGHGDLQPWLNARPEVATALLRAVARRLRKTNDAMSDLVFSDVPGRVARALLDLSRRFGVQSEEGIHVVHDLTQEELAQLVGASRETVNKALADFAQRGWLRLEARAVILLDVERLAKRSR